The proteins below come from a single Methanobrevibacter oralis genomic window:
- a CDS encoding DUF4391 domain-containing protein — MSLIGDILEVPNGCVIDYVIPKKEVFEAADLKTKDKKIFTDIVKQIKWCYKFDEDTLRISKYTDDVRNYSEVELININLKYDNVHKTGVGKFKEDEKIDRVVDILLRFIPYPIILTVQYENDLKFYGAHIRESKADSSKIVIDGHVMSTNWMDINNLSEIEEDFISKIQYDRFDKNDFYDFYDSYITAMIQYGGAMTAGGTVDLPVEEISKIYDKISLIDLDIKKIEKQISIENNFNSQLELNIKAGKLKEKKEKLILKLKGE, encoded by the coding sequence ATGAGCTTAATTGGAGATATTTTAGAAGTTCCAAACGGTTGTGTTATTGACTATGTAATTCCTAAAAAAGAGGTTTTTGAAGCTGCCGATTTAAAAACTAAAGATAAAAAAATTTTTACAGACATTGTAAAACAAATTAAATGGTGTTACAAATTTGATGAAGATACTTTAAGGATTTCTAAATATACAGATGATGTTAGAAATTATAGTGAAGTTGAACTTATTAATATTAATTTAAAATATGATAATGTTCACAAAACTGGTGTTGGTAAATTTAAAGAAGATGAAAAAATTGATAGAGTAGTTGATATACTTTTAAGATTTATTCCCTATCCAATCATTTTAACTGTTCAATATGAAAATGATTTAAAATTTTATGGAGCACATATACGTGAAAGCAAAGCGGATTCATCAAAAATAGTAATAGATGGACATGTAATGTCTACAAATTGGATGGATATTAATAATTTATCTGAAATTGAAGAAGATTTCATATCAAAAATTCAATATGATCGTTTTGATAAAAATGATTTTTACGACTTTTATGACTCGTATATAACAGCTATGATTCAATATGGTGGAGCAATGACTGCTGGAGGAACAGTTGATTTGCCTGTTGAAGAGATTTCTAAAATTTACGATAAAATATCGCTTATTGATTTAGATATTAAAAAAATTGAGAAACAAATTTCGATTGAAAATAATTTTAATTCTCAACTAGAATTGAATATAAAAGCAGGAAAACTTAAAGAGAAAAAAGAAAAACTTATTTTAAAGCTTAAAGGTGAATAA
- a CDS encoding SNF2-related protein, with protein MSVKAPKILDNKSDFVYRELEESIKKGSKLSVISAYFSMYAYDSLKKDLNKINNMCFIYTKPTFLKNDNKESRQYYIDNNSIFGNDYEIKLKNEMTQGSVSKECSQWIRDKVEIKSFKSPNEAQPRMICVNNGDDSDIAINGSVDFTTAGLGLNNSTRQDVNNCVYGQMFTQSSLMMFDSLWNNDDLLEDVKDEVLNQMQTMYKENPAEFIYFLSLYNIFSGNLDELEGGSIREGNNLKNTKIWNKLYNFQKDAVVGAIEKIENHNGCILADSVGLGKTFTALAIIKYYESRNDRVLVLVPKKLRDNWTIYTQNDKRNIFADDRFNYDVLNHTDLSRQWGKSGDIDLKTINWGNYDLVVIDESHNFRNNPAVKDRKTRYQKLMNEIIKGGHKTRLLMLSATPVNNKMNDIKNQIAFITEDNDQALVDVGINSISFTLRNAQGVFNKWAKMSELEKTDYSFIDMIDLDYFQLLDTLTIARSRKHIEKYYDLDEIGEFPERLPPINIKSEIDLKNEFPTLYEVNNEISKLELAIYSPMRYILPNKMSEYEKKYDMEVGHGSTFKQLDRDVNVTHLMRINLLKRMESSIHSFKLTTERILDMINQTLDKLDDGTDYNPSISISSIDLDGDDEYIDNLMIGNKRKVLLQDMDLIKWRQDLELDKERLEHLFCEAEKVSPEMDAKLNDLKWKIKDKISNPINPKNKKLIVFTAFADTAKYLYKNINKWALDEFDVHSALVTGGGDNKTTLKGVVASDINDILTNFSPISKERLNIDPDATNEIDILICTDCISEGQNLQDCDYLINYDIHWNPVRIIQRFGRIDRIGSLNKQIQLVNFWPNMELDEYINLEGRVKKRMVMVDVAASGEENIISNNQKMNDLDYRRKQLEELQDKVLDLEDISNSISITDLTFNDFKTELMNYIDENKLELDKAPKGIYSIVDIPHELKNELESGVIFLLKQIKGTTESSEKNPLSPYYLVYIGEDGEVKYSYIKSKHVLDYYKKLCLGKTEVLKDLVADFDEDTNNGKDMSKYSELLVETIEDILGKKQEVGVKSLFGKGGTATLKKDIDGLEEFELINFLIVK; from the coding sequence TTGTCAGTTAAAGCACCAAAAATTTTAGATAATAAATCTGACTTTGTTTATAGGGAACTTGAAGAAAGTATTAAAAAAGGTTCTAAATTATCAGTTATTTCAGCTTATTTTTCCATGTATGCTTATGATAGTCTTAAAAAAGATTTGAATAAGATTAATAACATGTGTTTCATTTATACCAAACCTACATTTTTAAAAAATGACAATAAAGAGTCTAGACAGTATTATATTGATAATAATAGTATTTTTGGAAACGATTATGAAATTAAGCTTAAAAATGAAATGACACAGGGATCTGTTTCAAAGGAATGTTCACAATGGATTCGAGATAAAGTTGAAATTAAATCTTTTAAATCTCCTAATGAAGCACAACCACGTATGATTTGTGTAAACAATGGGGATGATAGTGATATTGCTATTAATGGAAGTGTTGATTTTACAACAGCGGGTTTAGGACTTAATAATTCCACAAGACAAGATGTTAACAATTGTGTGTATGGGCAAATGTTTACTCAGTCATCTTTGATGATGTTTGATAGTTTGTGGAATAATGATGATTTATTAGAAGATGTAAAAGATGAAGTTCTAAATCAGATGCAAACAATGTATAAGGAAAATCCTGCAGAGTTTATTTATTTTTTATCACTTTATAATATTTTTTCTGGAAACTTAGATGAGCTTGAAGGTGGATCGATTCGTGAAGGAAATAATCTTAAAAACACTAAAATTTGGAATAAGTTATATAACTTTCAAAAAGATGCTGTTGTTGGGGCTATTGAGAAAATTGAGAACCATAATGGTTGTATTTTAGCAGATAGTGTTGGTTTAGGTAAAACATTCACTGCTTTAGCTATTATTAAGTATTATGAGTCCCGTAATGATAGGGTACTTGTGTTAGTTCCTAAAAAACTCAGAGATAATTGGACAATTTATACTCAAAATGATAAAAGAAATATTTTTGCAGATGATAGGTTTAATTATGATGTATTAAATCATACAGATTTAAGTAGACAATGGGGTAAATCTGGAGATATTGACCTTAAAACAATTAATTGGGGTAATTATGATTTAGTTGTAATTGATGAATCACATAATTTTAGAAATAATCCTGCGGTTAAAGATAGAAAAACAAGATATCAAAAATTAATGAATGAAATTATAAAAGGGGGTCATAAAACTCGTCTTTTAATGCTTTCAGCAACTCCAGTTAATAATAAAATGAATGATATTAAAAACCAAATTGCATTTATCACTGAAGATAATGACCAAGCACTTGTTGATGTGGGTATTAATAGTATTAGTTTTACTCTTAGGAATGCTCAAGGTGTTTTTAATAAATGGGCTAAGATGTCTGAACTTGAAAAAACTGATTATAGTTTCATTGATATGATTGATTTGGATTATTTCCAATTATTAGATACTTTAACAATTGCACGTTCAAGAAAACATATTGAGAAATATTATGATTTAGATGAAATAGGTGAGTTTCCAGAAAGATTGCCTCCAATCAATATTAAATCTGAAATTGATTTAAAAAATGAATTTCCAACATTATATGAGGTAAATAACGAAATATCAAAATTAGAACTTGCAATCTACTCTCCTATGAGATATATTTTACCAAATAAGATGTCTGAATATGAAAAGAAATATGATATGGAAGTGGGTCATGGTTCAACTTTCAAACAACTTGATAGGGATGTTAATGTTACTCATTTAATGAGAATTAATCTTTTAAAACGTATGGAAAGTTCAATACATTCATTTAAATTAACAACTGAACGTATTTTAGACATGATTAATCAAACTTTAGATAAATTAGATGATGGAACTGATTATAATCCAAGTATTAGCATTAGCTCTATTGACTTAGATGGTGATGATGAATATATTGATAATCTAATGATTGGTAATAAAAGAAAAGTATTGCTCCAAGATATGGATTTAATTAAATGGAGACAAGATTTGGAACTGGATAAAGAAAGATTAGAACATTTATTTTGTGAAGCTGAAAAAGTCAGTCCAGAAATGGATGCTAAGCTTAATGATTTAAAATGGAAAATTAAAGATAAAATTTCAAATCCAATCAATCCTAAAAATAAAAAATTAATTGTTTTCACTGCTTTTGCTGATACTGCTAAATATCTATACAAAAATATTAATAAATGGGCTTTAGATGAGTTTGATGTTCACTCAGCACTTGTAACTGGTGGAGGAGATAATAAAACCACTTTAAAAGGTGTTGTTGCAAGTGATATTAATGATATTTTGACTAATTTTTCACCAATATCAAAAGAGAGATTAAATATTGACCCAGATGCAACAAATGAAATTGATATTTTAATTTGTACTGATTGTATATCTGAAGGGCAGAATTTACAAGATTGCGATTATTTAATTAATTATGATATTCATTGGAATCCGGTTAGGATTATTCAAAGATTTGGAAGAATAGATAGGATTGGATCACTTAATAAACAAATTCAACTTGTTAATTTTTGGCCAAATATGGAGTTAGATGAATATATTAATCTTGAAGGAAGAGTTAAAAAGCGTATGGTTATGGTTGATGTTGCTGCTAGTGGTGAAGAAAATATCATAAGTAATAATCAGAAAATGAATGATTTAGATTATAGGAGAAAACAACTGGAAGAGCTTCAGGATAAGGTTTTAGATTTAGAAGATATTTCAAACTCAATTTCTATTACAGACTTAACTTTCAATGATTTTAAAACGGAATTAATGAATTATATTGATGAAAATAAACTAGAACTTGATAAAGCTCCAAAAGGAATTTATTCAATTGTTGACATTCCACATGAATTAAAAAATGAGCTTGAAAGTGGGGTAATATTTTTACTTAAACAAATCAAAGGAACAACAGAATCCAGTGAGAAAAATCCATTAAGTCCTTATTATTTAGTATATATTGGTGAAGATGGGGAGGTTAAATATTCTTATATTAAATCCAAACATGTTTTAGATTATTATAAAAAACTTTGCTTAGGTAAAACTGAAGTTTTAAAAGATTTAGTCGCTGATTTCGATGAGGATACAAATAATGGAAAAGACATGAGTAAATATTCGGAACTTCTTGTTGAAACAATTGAAGACATATTAGGTAAAAAACAAGAAGTAGGTGTTAAAAGCTTGTTTGGAAAAGGTGGAACCGCTACATTAAAAAAAGATATTGATGGGCTTGAAGAGTTTGAATTAATTAACTTTTTAATTGTGAAGTGA